The window TTACAGATTTAGTTCCCTCCTCATTTAGTAAACTCCATACTCTACCTGCATTACTACCAATTTCCACTTCTGCGTTAACACTCAATACTTTTTGGGTAGCTCTCCTTTGTATTGAACTCACTTTGGCCATCCTAAATTTCTCACTATTTCCCATATTACTTAATCTTCTCATTACTTACCTACTATATAATTATCTATAATTTTAAAATAAATATTTATTCTATTCCAAATCAGTTTCTGACATCACTTTACAGACT of the Candidatus Azobacteroides pseudotrichonymphae genomovar. CFP2 genome contains:
- a CDS encoding winged helix-turn-helix domain-containing protein, translated to MRRLSNMGNSEKFRMAKVSSIQRRATQKVLSVNAEVEIGSNAGRVWSLLNEEGTKSVKEIIKRTKFSELEIYLSVGWLAREGKLNFEEQNNEMYLSLK